Proteins encoded together in one Salmo trutta chromosome 3, fSalTru1.1, whole genome shotgun sequence window:
- the LOC115166873 gene encoding uncharacterized protein LOC115166873 isoform X3 — protein MEQGVWNRVYGTGTGCMEQGVWKRNRVNGTWCMEHGVWNRVYGTETGCMEQGVWNRVYGTGCMEQEHGVWNMVYGTGCMEHGVWNRLYGTGCMEQEQGVWNMVYGTGCMEHGVWNRVYGRGTGCMEQGVWNRVYGTGCMEQEQGVWNRVYGNGCMEQGVWNRVYGTWCMEQGVWNRNRVYGTGVWNRVYGTGCMEQGVWNRNRVYGTGCMEHGVWNRVCGTGTGCMEQGVWNRVYGTGCMEHGVWNRVYGTGTGCMEHGVWNRNRVYGTWCMEQGEWNMVYGTGCMEQGVWNRVYGTGTGFMEQGIWNRVYGTGCMEQVVENRNRVYGTGCMEHGVWNRNSVYGTWCMEQEQGVWNMVYGTGCMEQGVENRNRVYGTGCMEHGVWNRVYGTGCMEHGVWNRVYGTGCREQEQGVWNRVYGTWCVEHGVWNRNRVYGTWCMEQEQGVWNMVYGTGTGCMEQGVENRNRVYGTWCMEQGVWKRVYGTGSNLGCSPWSVSPALVLRFIKLFTLNAAIPTQYETKTRQ, from the exons atggaacagg gtgtATGGAACAGGGTGTATGGAACAGGAACAGGGTGTATGGAACAGGGTGTATGGAAAAGGAACAGGGTAAATGGAACATGGTGTATGGAACATGGTGTATGGAACAGGGTATATGGAACAGAAACAGGGTGTATGGAACAGGGTGTATGGAACAGGGTGTATGGAACAGGGTGTATGGAACAGGAACATGGTGTATGGAACATGGTGTATGGAACAGGGTGTATGGAACATGGTGTATGGAACAGGTTGTATGGAACAGGGTGTATGGAACAGGAACAGGGTGTATGGAACATGGTGTATGGAACAGGGTGTATGGAACATGGTGTATGGAACAGGGTGTATGGAAGAGGAACAGGGTGTATGGAACAGGGTGTATGGAACAGGGTGTATGGAACAGGGTGTATGGAACAGGAACAGGGTGTATGGAACAGGGTATATGGAAATGGGTGTATGGAACAGGGTGTATGGAACAGGGTGTATGGAACATGGTGTATGGAACAGGGTGTATGGAACAGGAACAGGGTGTATGGAACAGGTGTATGGAACAGGGTGTATGGAACAGGGTGTATGGAACAGGGTGTATGGAACAGGAACAGGGTGTATGGAACAGGGTGTATGGAACATGGTGTATGGAACAGGGTGTGTGGAACAGGAACAGGGTGTATGGAACAGGGTGTATGGAAC AGGGTGTATGGAACAGGGTGTATGGAACATGGTGTATGGAACAGGGTGTATGGAACAGGAACAGGGTGTATGGAACATGGTGTATGGAACAGGAACAGGGTGTATGGAACATGGTGTATGGAACAGGGTGAATGGAACATGGTGTATGGAACAGGGTGTATGGAACAGGGTGTATGGAACAGGGTGTATGGAACAGGAACAGGGTTTATGGAACAGGGTATATGGAACAGGGTGTATGGAACAGGGTGTATGGAACAGGTTGTAGAGAACAGGAACAGGGTGTATGGAACAGGGTGTATGGAACATGGTGTATGGAACAGGAACAGTGTGTATGGAACATGGTGTATGGAACAGGAACAGGGTGTATGGAACATGGTATATGGAACAGGGTGTATGGAACAGGGTGTAGAGAACAGGAACAGGGTGTATGGAACAGGGTGTATGGAACATGGTGTATGGAACAGGGTGTATGGAACAGGGTGTATGGAACATGGTGTATGGAACAGGGTGTATGGAACAGGGTGTAGAGAACAGGAACAGGGTGTATGGAACAGGGTGTATGGAACATGGTGTGTGGAACATGGTGTATGGAACAGGAACAGGGTGTATGGAACATGGTGTATGGAACAGGAACAGGGTGTATGGAACATGGTGTATGGAACAGGAACAGGTTGTATGGAACAGGGTGTAGAGAACAGGAACAGGGTGTATGGAACATGGTGTATGGAACAGGGTGTATGGAAAAGGGTATATGGAACAGGGAgtaatttgggatgcagcccctGGAGTGTTTCCCCAGCTCTTGTTCTGAGATTCATTAAATTATTTACACTAAATGCAGCAATTCCAACTCAATATGAGACGAAGACAAGGCaatga
- the LOC115166873 gene encoding uncharacterized protein LOC115166873 isoform X6 produces the protein MEQGVWNRVYGTGTGCMEQGVWKRNRVNGTWCMEHGVWNRVYGTETGCMEQGVWNRVYGTGCMEQEHGVWNMVYGTGCMEHGVWNRVYGTGTGCMEQGIWKWVYGTGCMEQGVWNMVYGTGCMEQEQGVWNRVYGTGTGCMEQGVWNMVYGTGCVEQEQGVWNRVYGTWCMEHGEWNMVYGTGCMEPGVENRNRVYGTGCMEHGVWNRVYGTGTGCMEHGVWNRNRVYGTWCMEQGEWNMVYGTGCMEQGVWNRVYGTGTGFMEQGIWNRVYGTGCMEQVVENRNRVYGTGCMEHGVWNRNSVYGTWCMEQEQGVWNMVYGTGCMEQGVENRNRVYGTGCMEHGVWNRVYGTGCMEHGVWNRVYGTGCREQEQGVWNRVYGTWCVEHGVWNRNRVYGTWCMEQEQGVWNMVYGTGTGCMEQGVENRNRVYGTWCMEQGVWKRVYGTGSNLGCSPWSVSPALVLRFIKLFTLNAAIPTQYETKTRQ, from the exons atggaacagg gtgtATGGAACAGGGTGTATGGAACAGGAACAGGGTGTATGGAACAGGGTGTATGGAAAAGGAACAGGGTAAATGGAACATGGTGTATGGAACATGGTGTATGGAACAGGGTATATGGAACAGAAACAGGGTGTATGGAACAGGGTGTATGGAACAGGGTGTATGGAACAGGGTGTATGGAACAGGAACATGGTGTATGGAACATGGTGTATGGAACAGGGTGTATGGAACATGGTGTATGGAACAG GGTGTATGGAACAGGAACAGGGTGTATGGAACAGGGTATATGGAAATGGGTGTATGGAACAGGGTGTATGGAACAGGGTGTATGGAACATGGTGTATGGAACAGGGTGTATGGAACAGGAACAGGGTGTATGGAACAG GGTGTATGGAACAGGAACAGGGTGTATGGAACAGGGTGTATGGAACATGGTGTATGGAACAGGGTGTGTGGAACAGGAACAGGGTGTATGGAACAGGGTGTATGGAACATGGTGTATGGAACATGGTGAATGGAACATGGTGTATGGAACAGGGTGTATGGAACCGGGTGTAGAGAACAGGAACAGGGTGTATGGAACAGGGTGTATGGAACATGGTGTATGGAACAGGGTGTATGGAACAGGAACAGGGTGTATGGAACATGGTGTATGGAACAGGAACAGGGTGTATGGAACATGGTGTATGGAACAGGGTGAATGGAACATGGTGTATGGAACAGGGTGTATGGAACAGGGTGTATGGAACAGGGTGTATGGAACAGGAACAGGGTTTATGGAACAGGGTATATGGAACAGGGTGTATGGAACAGGGTGTATGGAACAGGTTGTAGAGAACAGGAACAGGGTGTATGGAACAGGGTGTATGGAACATGGTGTATGGAACAGGAACAGTGTGTATGGAACATGGTGTATGGAACAGGAACAGGGTGTATGGAACATGGTATATGGAACAGGGTGTATGGAACAGGGTGTAGAGAACAGGAACAGGGTGTATGGAACAGGGTGTATGGAACATGGTGTATGGAACAGGGTGTATGGAACAGGGTGTATGGAACATGGTGTATGGAACAGGGTGTATGGAACAGGGTGTAGAGAACAGGAACAGGGTGTATGGAACAGGGTGTATGGAACATGGTGTGTGGAACATGGTGTATGGAACAGGAACAGGGTGTATGGAACATGGTGTATGGAACAGGAACAGGGTGTATGGAACATGGTGTATGGAACAGGAACAGGTTGTATGGAACAGGGTGTAGAGAACAGGAACAGGGTGTATGGAACATGGTGTATGGAACAGGGTGTATGGAAAAGGGTATATGGAACAGGGAgtaatttgggatgcagcccctGGAGTGTTTCCCCAGCTCTTGTTCTGAGATTCATTAAATTATTTACACTAAATGCAGCAATTCCAACTCAATATGAGACGAAGACAAGGCaatga
- the LOC115166873 gene encoding uncharacterized protein LOC115166873 isoform X8 yields MEQGVWNRNRVYGTGCMEKEQGKWNMVYGTWCMEQGIWNRNRVYGTGCMEQGVWNRVYGTGTWCMEHGVWNRVYGTWCMEQVVWNRVYGTGTGCMEHGVWNRVYGTWCMEQGVWKRNRVYGTGCMEQGVWNRVYGTGTGCMEQGIWKWVYGTGCMEQGVWNMVYGTGCMEQEQGVWNRVYGTGTGCMEQGVWNMVYGTGCVEQEQGVWNRVYGTGCMEQGVWNMVYGTGCMEQEQGVWNMVYGTGTGCMEHGVWNRVNGTWCMEQGVWNRVYGTGCMEQEQGLWNRVYGTGCMEQGVWNRVYGTGCMEHGVWNRVYGTGCMEHGVWNRVYGTGCREQEQGVWNRVYGTWCVEHGVWNRNRVYGTWCMEQEQGVWNMVYGTGTGCMEQGVENRNRVYGTWCMEQGVWKRVYGTGSNLGCSPWSVSPALVLRFIKLFTLNAAIPTQYETKTRQ; encoded by the exons ATGGAACAGGGTGTATGGAACAGGAACAGGGTGTATGGAACAGGGTGTATGGAAAAGGAACAGGGTAAATGGAACATGGTGTATGGAACATGGTGTATGGAACAGGGTATATGGAACAGAAACAGGGTGTATGGAACAGGGTGTATGGAACAGGGTGTATGGAACAGGGTGTATGGAACAGGAACATGGTGTATGGAACATGGTGTATGGAACAGGGTGTATGGAACATGGTGTATGGAACAGGTTGTATGGAACAGGGTGTATGGAACAGGAACAGGGTGTATGGAACATGGTGTATGGAACAGGGTGTATGGAACATGGTGTATGGAACAGGGTGTATGGAAGAGGAACAGGGTGTATGGAACAGGGTGTATGGAACAGGGTGTATGGAACAGGGTGTATGGAACAGGAACAGGGTGTATGGAACAGGGTATATGGAAATGGGTGTATGGAACAGGGTGTATGGAACAGGGTGTATGGAACATGGTGTATGGAACAGGGTGTATGGAACAGGAACAGGGTGTATGGAACAG GGTGTATGGAACAGGAACAGGGTGTATGGAACAGGGTGTATGGAACATGGTGTATGGAACAGGGTGTGTGGAACAGGAACAGGGTGTATGGAACAGGGTGTATGGAAC AGGGTGTATGGAACAGGGTGTATGGAACATGGTGTATGGAACAGGGTGTATGGAACAGGAACAGGGTGTATGGAACATGGTGTATGGAACAGGAACAGGGTGTATGGAACATGGTGTATGGAACAGGGTGAATGGAACATGGTGTATGGAACAGGGTGTATGGAACAGGGTGTATGGAACAGGGTGTATGGAACAGGAACAGGGTTTATGGAACAGGGTATATGGAACAGGGTGTATGGAACAGGGTGTATGGAACAG GGTGTATGGAACAGGGTGTATGGAACATGGTGTATGGAACAGGGTGTATGGAACAGGGTGTATGGAACATGGTGTATGGAACAGGGTGTATGGAACAGGGTGTAGAGAACAGGAACAGGGTGTATGGAACAGGGTGTATGGAACATGGTGTGTGGAACATGGTGTATGGAACAGGAACAGGGTGTATGGAACATGGTGTATGGAACAGGAACAGGGTGTATGGAACATGGTGTATGGAACAGGAACAGGTTGTATGGAACAGGGTGTAGAGAACAGGAACAGGGTGTATGGAACATGGTGTATGGAACAGGGTGTATGGAAAAGGGTATATGGAACAGGGAgtaatttgggatgcagcccctGGAGTGTTTCCCCAGCTCTTGTTCTGAGATTCATTAAATTATTTACACTAAATGCAGCAATTCCAACTCAATATGAGACGAAGACAAGGCaatga
- the LOC115166873 gene encoding uncharacterized protein LOC115166873 isoform X1 yields the protein MEQGVWNRNRVYGTGCMEKEQGKWNMVYGTWCMEQGIWNRNRVYGTGCMEQGVWNRVYGTGTWCMEHGVWNRVYGTWCMEQVVWNRVYGTGTGCMEHGVWNRVYGTWCMEQGVWKRNRVYGTGCMEQGVWNRVYGTGTGCMEQGIWKWVYGTGCMEQGVWNMVYGTGCMEQEQGVWNRVYGTGTGCMEQGVWNMVYGTGCVEQEQGVWNRVYGTWCMEHGEWNMVYGTGCMEPGVENRNRVYGTGCMEHGVWNRVYGTGTGCMEHGVWNRNRVYGTWCMEQGEWNMVYGTGCMEQGVWNRVYGTGTGFMEQGIWNRVYGTGCMEQVVENRNRVYGTGCMEHGVWNRNSVYGTWCMEQEQGVWNMVYGTGCMEQGVENRNRVYGTGCMEHGVWNRVYGTGCMEHGVWNRVYGTGCREQEQGVWNRVYGTWCVEHGVWNRNRVYGTWCMEQEQGVWNMVYGTGTGCMEQGVENRNRVYGTWCMEQGVWKRVYGTGSNLGCSPWSVSPALVLRFIKLFTLNAAIPTQYETKTRQ from the exons ATGGAACAGGGTGTATGGAACAGGAACAGGGTGTATGGAACAGGGTGTATGGAAAAGGAACAGGGTAAATGGAACATGGTGTATGGAACATGGTGTATGGAACAGGGTATATGGAACAGAAACAGGGTGTATGGAACAGGGTGTATGGAACAGGGTGTATGGAACAGGGTGTATGGAACAGGAACATGGTGTATGGAACATGGTGTATGGAACAGGGTGTATGGAACATGGTGTATGGAACAGGTTGTATGGAACAGGGTGTATGGAACAGGAACAGGGTGTATGGAACATGGTGTATGGAACAGGGTGTATGGAACATGGTGTATGGAACAGGGTGTATGGAAGAGGAACAGGGTGTATGGAACAGGGTGTATGGAACAGGGTGTATGGAACAGGGTGTATGGAACAGGAACAGGGTGTATGGAACAGGGTATATGGAAATGGGTGTATGGAACAGGGTGTATGGAACAGGGTGTATGGAACATGGTGTATGGAACAGGGTGTATGGAACAGGAACAGGGTGTATGGAACAG GGTGTATGGAACAGGAACAGGGTGTATGGAACAGGGTGTATGGAACATGGTGTATGGAACAGGGTGTGTGGAACAGGAACAGGGTGTATGGAACAGGGTGTATGGAACATGGTGTATGGAACATGGTGAATGGAACATGGTGTATGGAACAGGGTGTATGGAACCGGGTGTAGAGAACAGGAACAGGGTGTATGGAACAGGGTGTATGGAACATGGTGTATGGAACAGGGTGTATGGAACAGGAACAGGGTGTATGGAACATGGTGTATGGAACAGGAACAGGGTGTATGGAACATGGTGTATGGAACAGGGTGAATGGAACATGGTGTATGGAACAGGGTGTATGGAACAGGGTGTATGGAACAGGGTGTATGGAACAGGAACAGGGTTTATGGAACAGGGTATATGGAACAGGGTGTATGGAACAGGGTGTATGGAACAGGTTGTAGAGAACAGGAACAGGGTGTATGGAACAGGGTGTATGGAACATGGTGTATGGAACAGGAACAGTGTGTATGGAACATGGTGTATGGAACAGGAACAGGGTGTATGGAACATGGTATATGGAACAGGGTGTATGGAACAGGGTGTAGAGAACAGGAACAGGGTGTATGGAACAGGGTGTATGGAACATGGTGTATGGAACAGGGTGTATGGAACAGGGTGTATGGAACATGGTGTATGGAACAGGGTGTATGGAACAGGGTGTAGAGAACAGGAACAGGGTGTATGGAACAGGGTGTATGGAACATGGTGTGTGGAACATGGTGTATGGAACAGGAACAGGGTGTATGGAACATGGTGTATGGAACAGGAACAGGGTGTATGGAACATGGTGTATGGAACAGGAACAGGTTGTATGGAACAGGGTGTAGAGAACAGGAACAGGGTGTATGGAACATGGTGTATGGAACAGGGTGTATGGAAAAGGGTATATGGAACAGGGAgtaatttgggatgcagcccctGGAGTGTTTCCCCAGCTCTTGTTCTGAGATTCATTAAATTATTTACACTAAATGCAGCAATTCCAACTCAATATGAGACGAAGACAAGGCaatga
- the LOC115166873 gene encoding uncharacterized protein LOC115166873 isoform X11, with protein sequence MEQGVWNRNRVYGTGCMEKEQGKWNMVYGTWCMEQGIWNRNRVYGTGCMEQGVWNRVYGTGTWCMEHGVWNRVYGTWCMEQVVWNRVYGTGTGCMEHGVWNRVYGTWCMEQGVWKRNRVYGTGCMEQGVWNRVYGTGTGCMEQGIWKWVYGTGCMEQGVWNMVYGTGCMEQEQGVWNRVYGTGTGCMEQGVWNMVYGTGCVEQEQGVWNRVYGTWCMEHGEWNMVYGTGCMEPGVENRNRVYGTGCMEHGVWNRVYGTGTGCMEHGVWNRNRVYGTWCMEQGEWNMVYGTGCMEQGVWNRVYGTGTGFMEQGIWNRVYGTGCMEQVVENRNRVYGTGCMEHGVWNRNSVYGTWCMEQEQGVWNMVYGTGCMEQGVENRNRVYGTGCMEHGVWNMVYGTGTGCMEHGVWNRNRVYGTWCMEQEQVVWNRV encoded by the exons ATGGAACAGGGTGTATGGAACAGGAACAGGGTGTATGGAACAGGGTGTATGGAAAAGGAACAGGGTAAATGGAACATGGTGTATGGAACATGGTGTATGGAACAGGGTATATGGAACAGAAACAGGGTGTATGGAACAGGGTGTATGGAACAGGGTGTATGGAACAGGGTGTATGGAACAGGAACATGGTGTATGGAACATGGTGTATGGAACAGGGTGTATGGAACATGGTGTATGGAACAGGTTGTATGGAACAGGGTGTATGGAACAGGAACAGGGTGTATGGAACATGGTGTATGGAACAGGGTGTATGGAACATGGTGTATGGAACAGGGTGTATGGAAGAGGAACAGGGTGTATGGAACAGGGTGTATGGAACAGGGTGTATGGAACAGGGTGTATGGAACAGGAACAGGGTGTATGGAACAGGGTATATGGAAATGGGTGTATGGAACAGGGTGTATGGAACAGGGTGTATGGAACATGGTGTATGGAACAGGGTGTATGGAACAGGAACAGGGTGTATGGAACAG GGTGTATGGAACAGGAACAGGGTGTATGGAACAGGGTGTATGGAACATGGTGTATGGAACAGGGTGTGTGGAACAGGAACAGGGTGTATGGAACAGGGTGTATGGAACATGGTGTATGGAACATGGTGAATGGAACATGGTGTATGGAACAGGGTGTATGGAACCGGGTGTAGAGAACAGGAACAGGGTGTATGGAACAGGGTGTATGGAACATGGTGTATGGAACAGGGTGTATGGAACAGGAACAGGGTGTATGGAACATGGTGTATGGAACAGGAACAGGGTGTATGGAACATGGTGTATGGAACAGGGTGAATGGAACATGGTGTATGGAACAGGGTGTATGGAACAGGGTGTATGGAACAGGGTGTATGGAACAGGAACAGGGTTTATGGAACAGGGTATATGGAACAGGGTGTATGGAACAGGGTGTATGGAACAGGTTGTAGAGAACAGGAACAGGGTGTATGGAACAGGGTGTATGGAACATGGTGTATGGAACAGGAACAGTGTGTATGGAACATGGTGTATGGAACAGGAACAGGGTGTATGGAACATGGTATATGGAACAGGGTGTATGGAACAGGGTGTAGAGAACAGGAACAGGGTGTATGGAACAGGGTGTATGGAAC ATGGTGTGTGGAACATGGTGTATGGAACAGGAACAGGGTGTATGGAACATGGTGTATGGAACAGGAACAGGGTGTATGGAACATGGTGTATGGAACAGGAACAGGTTGTATGGAACAGGGTGTAG
- the LOC115166873 gene encoding uncharacterized protein LOC115166873 isoform X14, translated as MEQGVWNRNRVYGTGCMEKEQGKWNMVYGTWCMEQGIWNRNRVYGTGCMEQGVWNRVYGTGTWCMEHGVWNRVYGTWCMEQVVWNRVYGTGTGCMEHGVWNRVYGTWCMEQGVWKRNRVYGTGCMEQGVWNRVYGTGTGCMEQGIWKWVYGTGCMEQGVWNMVYGTGCMEQEQGVWNRVYGTGTGCMEQGVWNMVYGTGCVEQEQGVWNRVYGTWCMEHGEWNMVYGTGCMEPGVENRNRVYGTGCMEHGVWNRVYGTGTGCMEHGVWNRNRVYGTWCMEQGEWNMVYGTGCMEQGVWNRVYGTGTGFMEQGIWNRVYGTGCMEQGVWNRVYGTWCMEQGVWNRVYGTWCMEQGVWNRV; from the exons ATGGAACAGGGTGTATGGAACAGGAACAGGGTGTATGGAACAGGGTGTATGGAAAAGGAACAGGGTAAATGGAACATGGTGTATGGAACATGGTGTATGGAACAGGGTATATGGAACAGAAACAGGGTGTATGGAACAGGGTGTATGGAACAGGGTGTATGGAACAGGGTGTATGGAACAGGAACATGGTGTATGGAACATGGTGTATGGAACAGGGTGTATGGAACATGGTGTATGGAACAGGTTGTATGGAACAGGGTGTATGGAACAGGAACAGGGTGTATGGAACATGGTGTATGGAACAGGGTGTATGGAACATGGTGTATGGAACAGGGTGTATGGAAGAGGAACAGGGTGTATGGAACAGGGTGTATGGAACAGGGTGTATGGAACAGGGTGTATGGAACAGGAACAGGGTGTATGGAACAGGGTATATGGAAATGGGTGTATGGAACAGGGTGTATGGAACAGGGTGTATGGAACATGGTGTATGGAACAGGGTGTATGGAACAGGAACAGGGTGTATGGAACAG GGTGTATGGAACAGGAACAGGGTGTATGGAACAGGGTGTATGGAACATGGTGTATGGAACAGGGTGTGTGGAACAGGAACAGGGTGTATGGAACAGGGTGTATGGAACATGGTGTATGGAACATGGTGAATGGAACATGGTGTATGGAACAGGGTGTATGGAACCGGGTGTAGAGAACAGGAACAGGGTGTATGGAACAGGGTGTATGGAACATGGTGTATGGAACAGGGTGTATGGAACAGGAACAGGGTGTATGGAACATGGTGTATGGAACAGGAACAGGGTGTATGGAACATGGTGTATGGAACAGGGTGAATGGAACATGGTGTATGGAACAGGGTGTATGGAACAGGGTGTATGGAACAGGGTGTATGGAACAGGAACAGGGTTTATGGAACAGGGTATATGGAACAGGGTGTATGGAACAGGGTGTATGGAACAG GGTGTATGGAACAGGGTGTATGGAACATGGTGTATGGAACAGGGTGTATGGAACAGGGTGTATGGAACATGGTGTATGGAACAGGGTGTATGGAACAGGGTGTAG
- the LOC115166873 gene encoding uncharacterized protein LOC115166873 isoform X15 — MEQGVWNRNRVYGTGCMEKEQGKWNMVYGTWCMEQGIWNRNRVYGTGCMEQGVWNRVYGTGTWCMEHGVWNRVYGTWCMEQVVWNRVYGTGTGCMEHGVWNRVYGTWCMEQGVWKRNRVYGTGCMEQGVWNRVYGTGTGCMEQGIWKWVYGTGCMEQGVWNMVYGTGCMEQEQGVWNRVYGTGTGCMEQGVWNMVYGTGCVEQEQGVWNRVYGTGCMEQGVWNMVYGTGCMEQEQGVWNMVYGTGTGCMEHGVWNRVNGTWCMEQGVWNRVYGTGCMEQEQGLWNRVYGTGCMEQGVWNRL; from the exons ATGGAACAGGGTGTATGGAACAGGAACAGGGTGTATGGAACAGGGTGTATGGAAAAGGAACAGGGTAAATGGAACATGGTGTATGGAACATGGTGTATGGAACAGGGTATATGGAACAGAAACAGGGTGTATGGAACAGGGTGTATGGAACAGGGTGTATGGAACAGGGTGTATGGAACAGGAACATGGTGTATGGAACATGGTGTATGGAACAGGGTGTATGGAACATGGTGTATGGAACAGGTTGTATGGAACAGGGTGTATGGAACAGGAACAGGGTGTATGGAACATGGTGTATGGAACAGGGTGTATGGAACATGGTGTATGGAACAGGGTGTATGGAAGAGGAACAGGGTGTATGGAACAGGGTGTATGGAACAGGGTGTATGGAACAGGGTGTATGGAACAGGAACAGGGTGTATGGAACAGGGTATATGGAAATGGGTGTATGGAACAGGGTGTATGGAACAGGGTGTATGGAACATGGTGTATGGAACAGGGTGTATGGAACAGGAACAGGGTGTATGGAACAG GGTGTATGGAACAGGAACAGGGTGTATGGAACAGGGTGTATGGAACATGGTGTATGGAACAGGGTGTGTGGAACAGGAACAGGGTGTATGGAACAGGGTGTATGGAAC AGGGTGTATGGAACAGGGTGTATGGAACATGGTGTATGGAACAGGGTGTATGGAACAGGAACAGGGTGTATGGAACATGGTGTATGGAACAGGAACAGGGTGTATGGAACATGGTGTATGGAACAGGGTGAATGGAACATGGTGTATGGAACAGGGTGTATGGAACAGGGTGTATGGAACAGGGTGTATGGAACAGGAACAGGGTTTATGGAACAGGGTATATGGAACAGGGTGTATGGAACAGGGTGTATGGAACAGGTTGTAG
- the LOC115166873 gene encoding uncharacterized protein LOC115166873 isoform X10: protein MEQGVWNRNRVYGTGCMEKEQGKWNMVYGTWCMEQGIWNRNRVYGTGCMEQGVWNRVYGTGTWCMEHGVWNRVYGTWCMEQGVWNRVYGTGTGCMEQGVWNMVYGTGCVEQEQGVWNRVYGTWCMEHGEWNMVYGTGCMEPGVENRNRVYGTGCMEHGVWNRVYGTGTGCMEHGVWNRNRVYGTWCMEQGEWNMVYGTGCMEQGVWNRVYGTGTGFMEQGIWNRVYGTGCMEQVVENRNRVYGTGCMEHGVWNRNSVYGTWCMEQEQGVWNMVYGTGCMEQGVENRNRVYGTGCMEHGVWNRVYGTGCMEHGVWNRVYGTGCREQEQGVWNRVYGTWCVEHGVWNRNRVYGTWCMEQEQGVWNMVYGTGTGCMEQGVENRNRVYGTWCMEQGVWKRVYGTGSNLGCSPWSVSPALVLRFIKLFTLNAAIPTQYETKTRQ, encoded by the exons ATGGAACAGGGTGTATGGAACAGGAACAGGGTGTATGGAACAGGGTGTATGGAAAAGGAACAGGGTAAATGGAACATGGTGTATGGAACATGGTGTATGGAACAGGGTATATGGAACAGAAACAGGGTGTATGGAACAGGGTGTATGGAACAGGGTGTATGGAACAGGGTGTATGGAACAGGAACATGGTGTATGGAACATGGTGTATGGAACAGGGTGTATGGAACATGGTGTATGGAACAG GGTGTATGGAACAGGGTGTATGGAACAGGAACAGGGTGTATGGAACAGGGTGTATGGAACATGGTGTATGGAACAGGGTGTGTGGAACAGGAACAGGGTGTATGGAACAGGGTGTATGGAACATGGTGTATGGAACATGGTGAATGGAACATGGTGTATGGAACAGGGTGTATGGAACCGGGTGTAGAGAACAGGAACAGGGTGTATGGAACAGGGTGTATGGAACATGGTGTATGGAACAGGGTGTATGGAACAGGAACAGGGTGTATGGAACATGGTGTATGGAACAGGAACAGGGTGTATGGAACATGGTGTATGGAACAGGGTGAATGGAACATGGTGTATGGAACAGGGTGTATGGAACAGGGTGTATGGAACAGGGTGTATGGAACAGGAACAGGGTTTATGGAACAGGGTATATGGAACAGGGTGTATGGAACAGGGTGTATGGAACAGGTTGTAGAGAACAGGAACAGGGTGTATGGAACAGGGTGTATGGAACATGGTGTATGGAACAGGAACAGTGTGTATGGAACATGGTGTATGGAACAGGAACAGGGTGTATGGAACATGGTATATGGAACAGGGTGTATGGAACAGGGTGTAGAGAACAGGAACAGGGTGTATGGAACAGGGTGTATGGAACATGGTGTATGGAACAGGGTGTATGGAACAGGGTGTATGGAACATGGTGTATGGAACAGGGTGTATGGAACAGGGTGTAGAGAACAGGAACAGGGTGTATGGAACAGGGTGTATGGAACATGGTGTGTGGAACATGGTGTATGGAACAGGAACAGGGTGTATGGAACATGGTGTATGGAACAGGAACAGGGTGTATGGAACATGGTGTATGGAACAGGAACAGGTTGTATGGAACAGGGTGTAGAGAACAGGAACAGGGTGTATGGAACATGGTGTATGGAACAGGGTGTATGGAAAAGGGTATATGGAACAGGGAgtaatttgggatgcagcccctGGAGTGTTTCCCCAGCTCTTGTTCTGAGATTCATTAAATTATTTACACTAAATGCAGCAATTCCAACTCAATATGAGACGAAGACAAGGCaatga